The DNA segment GAACCTGCCGGCGGCCACTTCTTCCTCGAGCGTTTTGTTCGTCGCGGCGATGATGCGCACGTCCACGTCGATCTGCCGGCTCCCGCCGATCCGGATGAATTTCCGCTCCTGTATCGCCGAGAGCAGCTTCGTCTGCAGGGAAAGGGGGACTTCCCCGATCTCGTCGAGGAACAGGGTTCCGCCGTCCGCCAGGTGAAAGTGGCCCTTTCGCTCGCTTGTGGCCCCGGTGAAGGAGCCCTTCGCGAAGCCGAACAGTTCCGATTCGAAGAGCGTCTCGGGAATCGCCGCGCAGTTGATCTCGATCAGAGGCCCGTTCTTCCTCGGACCGCTGTAGTGGATGCCGCGGGCGATCAGCTGTTTCCCCGTGCCGGTCTCCCCCGAAAGCAATACCGTGGTGTCGAGAGGCAAAACGTTATCGACGTCCTCCTGGAGGCGGCGCATCGCGGTACTCTCGCAGACCACCGTCTTCCGGAATTCGAACGCCTCCTGGTTGCGCGTGGCCCGGTACTTGTCCGCGACCCGCAGGTCGTGGATCTCGAGGATGCGCCGGACCATGAGCAGCATCTCGTCGGGCTCGAAGGGCTTCAGGATATAGTCTCCCGCCCCCGCCTTCATCGCGTCGACGGCCGTCTTGATGCTCCCGTATGCCGTCATGAGAATCACCGGGAGTTCGGGAAACTCCTCGTGGAGGGAGGCGGTGAAGGCGATGCCGTCCGTGCCGGGCATCCGGACGTCGCTCACGACAAGGTCGAACTCGTCGTTCCGCAGTTTCTCCCACGCCGCGGGTACCGAGGAGGCCGTGTCGACCAGGAAGCCCGCCGAGAGGATCGTCTTGGCGAGCGGACGGAGGAATATCTCCTCGTCGTCGACCAGCAGGATCTTCCGCTTCATGGGTTTCCTCCTCCCGCCCCGAATGGGAAACGCGGCAGAGTTACGGACACCTGCGTCCCTTTTCCTTCCCGGGATGCGACCCGCACTTCCCCGCCGTGAAGCTCGACAAGACGCTTGACGATGGGCATTCCCAGCCCCACCCCCTGCGCCTTCGTCGTGTAGAACGGCTGGAACACCTTCGCTACCTCCTCCGCGGTCATGCCCTGGCCGTTATCTTCGACCGAAAGCCGCACGAAACCGTCCTGCCCCGCAACGCTTACGTTCACCCTTCCGCTTCCCGGAGGGGCCGCCTCGACGGCATTCTTCACGATGTTGGTGATAACCTGCTTGATCCGAACCCCGTCCACCGCAGCCGTCAGCGGTCCTCCCGAACCGGTCACTTCCACTACCACGCCTCTCTCCCCCCAGTCTTCCTCCAGCCCGAAAACCGCCGACTTCGCTATCCCGTGCAGGTCGTACTCGTCCACCTGGAGGACGATCTCCCGCGTGTAGTCGAGCAGCTCGTTGACGATCACTTCCATCGATCCTACCGCGTCACGGATGTGTTCCACCACGTCCGCTTCCTCCGCACCGCGGATTTCGTCCCGAAGCAGCCGCAGGCTCATCTTGATGGAGCCCAGCGGATTCCGGATCTCGTGCGCGACCCCTGCGGCCATCTGGCCCAGCGAGGCGAGCTTCTCGCTCTGCAGCATTTTGTTCTGCATCGCCTTGATCTCGGTGAGGTCCTTGAAAGACGAGACGAAGCCCATCGGCTTGCCCCGGTCGTCGATGATCTTCGCGGTGGAAAGAAGCGCGTCCGCGGTGGTCCCGTCCTTCCGGACGATCTCGACCTCGCCCCGCCAGAAACCGGTCCTGTAGGTGGAGCGGGCGATGATCCGGCGCTTCTCGCGGTACTCCGTGTCGCAGATCAGGATGTTGAAGTCGAATCCGATCATTTCCGACTCCGCGCGCTGGAAGAGACGGCAGGCGCCCTCGTTGACGTTGATGATCCTTCCGTCGAAGTCGAGCGAGACGATGCCGTCGTCTATGCTCCTCACGACGCTGGCAAGAAACCTCTCCTTCGCCCTGATCTCCCCTTCCTTGTGCGAAATCTCCTCACGCGTGCTTGCGAGGTCCTTCTCCATCTCCCTGTACGATTCGACCAGCGTGCGCGCTTCGGCCAGCGAAAGCGGGAGCATGTCGCGCAGGACGTTCCTGGCGGCGATGACGCCGATCGATCCGGTCAGGATCCGCTCCAGCCGCTGCGGCAGGTCCATCTGCCGTATCACGGCTTCGCGCGTCTCCCCGCGGTTTTTCACTTCCCGGATCTCCCTGACCACCTCCCCGATCTCCCCGTCCTTTTCGTGGCCCGCGTACCGCGTCACCACTTCCTCGACATCTTCCAATGAAAGGTAATGCGCACCCCCGGCGGAGGCGATTACAGGCACCGCCGCGGGGAACCGTCGCCCTGTCGCCGCCGGGTCGAACCGCTCGAACCGGCGGTCCTCCT comes from the Deltaproteobacteria bacterium genome and includes:
- a CDS encoding sigma-54-dependent Fis family transcriptional regulator, encoding MKRKILLVDDEEIFLRPLAKTILSAGFLVDTASSVPAAWEKLRNDEFDLVVSDVRMPGTDGIAFTASLHEEFPELPVILMTAYGSIKTAVDAMKAGAGDYILKPFEPDEMLLMVRRILEIHDLRVADKYRATRNQEAFEFRKTVVCESTAMRRLQEDVDNVLPLDTTVLLSGETGTGKQLIARGIHYSGPRKNGPLIEINCAAIPETLFESELFGFAKGSFTGATSERKGHFHLADGGTLFLDEIGEVPLSLQTKLLSAIQERKFIRIGGSRQIDVDVRIIAATNKTLEEEVAAGRFRKDLFFRLNVFPLRVPPLRERKEDIPVLGEIFLLRFARKCGKKIRRLSAESVVAIQSYDWPGNVRELENIIERAVIREKGEELRIPPDLLFPSGTGEGFPYSSDMPFREAKERVVSFFEKRYIEDLLRRSGGKLTEAARAAGMDNKNFSEKMKRYGIMLDDYRGG